The window CACGAATTTCTCGCTGGCGTTCTCCGAGGAACTCCTTGTGAACCTCTTCGTCTGGCTTACTCTCCTCGGGACTGCAGTGGGTTTCAAGCGCAAGGCGCACCTTGGGATGACACTGCTCACCAACAGGCTCCCCAAGACGTGGAAACGACCGGTGGTGGCGTTGACGGCCGCGGTGAGCGCCGGCCTGTTCGCCTTGCTTGCGTGGAGAGGTTACTTCATGGTGCTGGAGGAGTACGAGTCCGGGATGGTGACTTACTCCATGGGTCTGCCAATGTGGCTGTTCGGCCTTGCGGTCCCCGTGGGCTCACTGATTGTGGTAGGGCGGGTGGTGCAGGCCGCCCTGATTGAACTTCGACCGCGTTCGAAGAAGGCAACGGAGGGAGGGTCATAGATGTCCTTGGCCATCGATCCCGGCATCGCCTTGATCGGGAGTTTCCTCATCCTCGTCCTGCTCGAAACGCCCATCGCGGTCGCCCTCGGCGTTTCGGGTATGCTGGTCATCATGACTCAGGGCCTGGGCGTTCAGATCTTCGCCCCTGTTTTCTTCGCGAACATATCCAAGTTCACGTTGCTCGCCATTCCTTTCTTCATCCTCGCAGGAGTGATCATGGGCAGGACGGGCATATCTGACAAGATCATCCGCCTGGTGACCCTGATCATAGGGCCTATTCGTGGCGGTCTCGCCATCGTTACGGTCCTCGTTGCCCTCTTCTGGGGGGCTGTCTCAGGATCCGGTCCGGCCACTGTTGCCGCGCTCGGGACCATACTCATACCGGGCATGGTCGAGAATGGTTACAGCAGACCATTCGCGGCGGCACTCGTCTCTGCGTCCTCCGGGCTTGCGATAATCATCCCCCCCAGTATTGCGTTTATCGTGTACGGAGTCATCACCAATGTGTCCATAAGCAGGCTCTTTCTCGCCGGCATCGTGCCCGGGGTCCTGATGGGCCTCGCCCTGATCATCGCTGCCTTCCTTGTATCACTTGTCCACGGGTACAGGGGCAAGGCATGGGGCACGCTCAGAGAAGTATGGGCTGCGTTCAAGGATGCCTTCTGGGGCCTGATTGCCCCCATCATCATCCTGGGCGGGATTTACGGGGGAGTCTTCACGCCCACCGAGGCCGCCGCGGT of the Bacillota bacterium genome contains:
- a CDS encoding TRAP transporter large permease gives rise to the protein MSLAIDPGIALIGSFLILVLLETPIAVALGVSGMLVIMTQGLGVQIFAPVFFANISKFTLLAIPFFILAGVIMGRTGISDKIIRLVTLIIGPIRGGLAIVTVLVALFWGAVSGSGPATVAALGTILIPGMVENGYSRPFAAALVSASSGLAIIIPPSIAFIVYGVITNVSISRLFLAGIVPGVLMGLALIIAAFLVSLVHGYRGKAWGTLREVWAAFKDAFWGLIAPIIILGGIYGGVFTPTEAAAVAVFYGLFVGFVVYRTLKLRDLYDLLVDSAVASAVVMAVVALAGIFGWCMTVLGTVEKVSSVMIGLSTNPLVVLLIINGILLVAGMLLDAISIYYILLPILMPIVYHFGWDPIWFGVMMTINLAIGQVTPPVAVNLYVGCNIAGINMDQISRAVIPFVVASVVALVVIALMPGITLWLPRLLM
- a CDS encoding TRAP transporter small permease — protein: MRKVLHNFEEIICAVILMFMAVLCFANVIVRYLTNFSLAFSEELLVNLFVWLTLLGTAVGFKRKAHLGMTLLTNRLPKTWKRPVVALTAAVSAGLFALLAWRGYFMVLEEYESGMVTYSMGLPMWLFGLAVPVGSLIVVGRVVQAALIELRPRSKKATEGGS